From a single Tachypleus tridentatus isolate NWPU-2018 chromosome 6, ASM421037v1, whole genome shotgun sequence genomic region:
- the LOC143254642 gene encoding uncharacterized protein LOC143254642 isoform X1, which produces MIRVKEELKVRYDYRRFWWAAFEYKNMFRFCKPPGEDPYCRHEKFFHPTHGNCFTFNADFQGNNDTLNISFPKKEDQTFLDDPTSYVFVLQFDKRDFLGNPGALITFHQPEEIPDFATRQLITPGEFSDFRIVQSTYHYLPWPYDTNCVDYRSFGTTEGRKLILGMNGCFAECITNTSFKICNCVLLGFTYQTFLPDPYGLALGWKPRCADYSTFAIFGGAIPINCSSKSSEYTEERKRCLSKCGVPCRKILYNILTSKHAILDNEQRQLPEVLKTEDRSSLAIVRVRIINRNEKVHITHPKYQWFHVLYEAENIVIICIALIIGLNLLQRKVTLLLDETEESCGEAKD; this is translated from the exons ATGATTCGTGTAAAAGAAGAACTGAAGGTGCGATATGATTACCGACGTTTCTGGTGGGCTGCATTTGAATACAAGAACATGTTTCGATTTTGTAAGCCTCCAGGTGAAGACCCTTATTGCAG ACATGAGAAATTTTTCCATCCAACACATGGTAACTGTTTTACTTTCAACGCTGACTTCCAGGGAAACAACgatactttaaatatttcatttccaaAGAAAGAGGATCAAACTTTTCTAG ATGATCCTACGTCTTACGTTTTTGTTCTCCAGTTTGATAAAAGAGACTTTCTGGGTAATCCAGGAGCTTTAATCACTTTCCATCAACCAGAAGAAATACCAGATTTTGCAACCCGTCAATTAATTACTCCTGGAGAATTTTCTGACTTTCGAATTGTTCAG TCCACTTACCATTACCTTCCTTGGCCATACGACACTAACTGTGTTGATTACAGAAGTTTTGGAACAACAGAGGGCAGAAAACTAATCCTTGGAATGAAT gGCTGCTTTGCTGAGTGCATCACAAACACATCATTTAAAATCTGTAACTGTGTATTATTGGGATTTACTTATCAGACGTTTCTGCCTGATCCCTATGGGTTAGCTCTGGGATGGAAACCTAGATGTGCTGATTATTCAACCT TTGCAATATTTGGCGGTGCGATTCCAATAAACTGTTCTTCAAAGAGTTCCGAGTATACTGAGGAACGTAAGAGATGTTTGTCAAAGTGTGGCGTGCCTTGCAG GAAAATACTTTACAACATTCTAACCAGTAAACACGCTATCTTAGACAATGAACag AGACAACTTCCAGAGGTTCTCAAGACTGAAGATCG GTCATCACTGGCTATCGTTAGGGTTAGAATTATAAATCGAAATGAGAAGGTTCACATTACTCACCCCAAGTACCAA TGGTTTCATGTTTTATATGAGGCTGAAAACATCGTTATAATTTGCATAGCTCTGATAATTGGACTGAACTTACtgcaaagaaaagttacattACTGTTGGATGAGACAGAAGAATCTTGTGGAGAAGCCAAAGACTGA